One region of Coriobacteriia bacterium genomic DNA includes:
- a CDS encoding ABC-F family ATP-binding cassette domain-containing protein, producing the protein MAHLLGCENVLLEFPTKRVFDSVSLGIDEGDRIGIVGGNGDGKSSLLALLACTCAPDVGRVIHRGGTRIGTLAQTDGLDPESSVSHAVVGDAPEHSWASSARIRAIIGGLISDIGWDARVGSLSGGQRRRVDLARVLVGDWDVLMLDEPTNHLDVHAIAWLADHLKRRWPKKSGALLVVTHDRWFLDEVCLSMWEVHHGRVEQFEGGYSAYVLQRVERAEAAQTAEQKRKNLLRKELAWLARGARARATKPKFHVAAAEALIAEEPPLRNSLELKRSAVSRLGKQVVDLVDVTARFGDRTVIDDVTWLIGPGDRFGILGENGSGKTTLLNLIRGSLEPTAGRVKVGKTVNFAYLSQHLEELNELGDARVREVLSRYNTRYEIEGKELTPSQLLERLGFEAAQLSTPVSDLSGGQKRRLQLMLILLDKPNVLILDEPDNDLDIDMLAVVESLLDTWPGTLLLITHDRHLMERVTDDQFAVIDGKVRHVPGGVEEYLRLVDEREALPAEAGPDPAPRDDPTPDASGAREKDEGSPLSRADEYRLKKELASTERKLETLTKKADALRQGMKDTDPSDYVALLDEQARLRDLEQRISDLEDEWLERHAQLG; encoded by the coding sequence TTGGCACATCTACTTGGCTGCGAGAACGTCCTGCTGGAGTTCCCGACCAAGCGGGTCTTCGACTCGGTCTCGCTCGGAATCGATGAGGGCGACCGCATCGGTATCGTTGGCGGCAACGGAGACGGCAAGTCTTCACTCCTTGCGCTGCTGGCATGCACGTGCGCGCCCGACGTCGGACGCGTTATCCACCGCGGCGGAACCCGCATAGGAACGCTGGCTCAGACCGATGGGCTCGACCCTGAGTCATCGGTGTCTCACGCGGTCGTCGGAGACGCACCAGAGCACAGCTGGGCCTCCAGCGCCCGGATCCGCGCCATCATCGGGGGGCTGATCTCCGATATCGGGTGGGATGCCCGAGTCGGCAGTCTTTCGGGCGGGCAGCGGCGACGCGTGGACCTGGCCCGAGTTCTCGTAGGTGACTGGGACGTGCTCATGCTCGACGAGCCCACGAACCATCTGGACGTTCACGCGATCGCCTGGCTGGCTGACCACCTCAAGAGGCGGTGGCCCAAGAAGTCCGGAGCGCTCTTGGTAGTCACCCACGACCGGTGGTTCTTGGACGAGGTGTGCCTGAGCATGTGGGAAGTCCACCACGGGCGGGTCGAGCAGTTCGAGGGCGGCTACTCAGCCTACGTCCTGCAGCGTGTGGAGCGCGCGGAAGCTGCCCAAACGGCCGAGCAGAAGCGCAAGAATCTCCTGCGCAAAGAGTTGGCCTGGCTTGCCCGCGGCGCGCGCGCTCGAGCGACCAAGCCGAAGTTCCACGTGGCGGCTGCCGAGGCACTCATCGCAGAGGAGCCTCCCCTTCGCAACTCACTGGAGCTCAAGCGCAGTGCGGTCTCACGCCTGGGGAAACAGGTGGTCGATCTCGTTGACGTGACCGCACGCTTCGGAGACAGGACGGTGATCGACGATGTCACCTGGCTTATCGGCCCCGGGGACCGATTCGGCATCCTGGGCGAGAACGGATCCGGCAAGACGACACTGCTCAATCTCATCCGGGGTTCCCTTGAGCCCACCGCGGGCCGCGTGAAGGTCGGCAAGACCGTCAACTTCGCCTACCTCTCGCAGCATCTGGAGGAGCTCAACGAGCTGGGTGATGCGCGTGTCCGGGAGGTACTCTCACGCTACAACACCCGCTACGAGATCGAGGGCAAAGAGCTCACCCCGTCGCAGCTGCTTGAGCGCCTCGGGTTTGAGGCAGCCCAGCTGTCGACGCCGGTGAGCGACCTGTCCGGCGGTCAGAAGCGTCGGCTCCAGCTGATGCTCATCCTGCTGGACAAACCGAACGTCTTGATCTTGGACGAGCCGGACAACGACCTCGACATCGACATGCTCGCGGTCGTGGAGAGTCTTCTCGATACGTGGCCCGGCACGCTCCTGCTCATCACCCACGACCGCCACCTGATGGAACGCGTCACCGACGATCAGTTCGCCGTGATCGACGGCAAGGTCCGCCACGTTCCCGGAGGGGTCGAGGAGTACCTACGCCTGGTAGATGAGCGCGAGGCCCTGCCCGCGGAAGCCGGACCCGACCCAGCGCCCAGGGATGACCCGACGCCCGATGCATCGGGCGCTCGGGAGAAGGACGAGGGCTCGCCTCTGTCGAGAGCTGACGAATACCGCTTGAAGAAGGAGCTTGCCTCAACCGAGCGCAAACTCGAGACGCTGACCAAGAAGGCCGACGCGCTGCGGCAAGGGATGAAGGACACCGATCCTTCAGACTACGTCGCCCTGTTAGACGAGCAGGCGCGGCTGCGTGACCTCGAGCAGCGGATATCCGACCTCGAGGATGAGTGGCTGGAACGGCACGCGCAGCTCGGCTGA
- a CDS encoding NAD(P)-binding protein, producing MIELRNLAVPLTAADPGAESGVRRAAAQRLGIDIERITSIRLLKRSVDARRKSDVHFVVSLLLTLDDSTGEDEAAVVGRVGDDASLHVPPVPLVTPRPTVGPSVRPVVVGTGPAGLFAALVLARAGARPLVLERGRAVGDRMRTVDAFIRDGVLDLECNIQFGEGGAGTFSDGKLTTNTKDPRCRSVLQTLVGAGAPEEILWQARPHIGTDRLTGAVRRLRDEIESLGGEVRFETRLSDLVLDADNVLRGFVTEGIAGRDEMPADVLILAAGHSARDTFEMLHRRGARLAQKPFSIGVRIEHDQRTVDRAQYGASAGHPALGAAEYKLSCHLPSGRGVYTFCMCPGGWVVAAASEEGGVVTNGMSRYAREGANANSAFLVGVLPGDFGDDHPLAGVWLQRRFEQAAFRVGGSRFRAPAQLMSDFLQGAASTAGGAVEPTYPLGVAYTDLAQCLPDFVVSSLREAAPLFDRRMRGFATADALLTGVETRSSSPVRVVRDDGLQSNLRGVYPCGEGAGYAGGIMSAAVDGLRCGEEVVARYRSTD from the coding sequence GTGATCGAACTCAGGAACCTTGCCGTGCCCCTGACTGCAGCAGACCCGGGCGCTGAGTCCGGAGTGCGGCGCGCGGCGGCACAGCGTCTGGGTATCGATATCGAGCGCATCACTTCGATTCGACTGCTCAAGCGCTCGGTGGACGCGCGCCGCAAGAGCGACGTCCACTTCGTGGTCTCCCTTCTCCTCACCCTCGACGACTCCACAGGCGAGGACGAAGCGGCGGTCGTCGGACGCGTCGGCGACGACGCCTCGCTTCACGTCCCGCCAGTCCCGCTGGTCACTCCGCGGCCCACTGTCGGGCCCTCGGTTCGACCTGTCGTCGTGGGCACCGGACCCGCAGGGCTGTTCGCCGCGCTGGTTCTGGCCCGCGCAGGCGCGAGACCCCTCGTCCTCGAGCGGGGTCGCGCCGTGGGCGACCGGATGCGCACCGTGGACGCGTTCATCCGTGACGGCGTGCTTGACCTGGAGTGCAACATCCAGTTCGGCGAGGGAGGTGCGGGGACCTTCTCCGACGGCAAGCTGACGACGAACACCAAGGATCCTCGCTGCCGCAGTGTGCTCCAGACGCTGGTCGGCGCAGGCGCTCCCGAGGAGATTCTGTGGCAGGCGCGGCCGCACATCGGCACCGATCGTCTCACCGGCGCGGTCCGCAGACTGCGCGACGAGATCGAGTCTCTGGGCGGCGAAGTGCGCTTCGAGACTCGACTCTCCGATCTGGTCCTCGACGCTGACAACGTGCTTCGTGGGTTTGTGACCGAGGGCATTGCCGGACGCGACGAGATGCCCGCGGATGTTCTCATCCTGGCCGCAGGTCACAGCGCCCGTGACACCTTCGAGATGCTGCATCGGCGCGGAGCGCGGCTCGCCCAGAAGCCGTTCTCGATCGGCGTGCGCATCGAGCACGACCAACGTACGGTCGATCGGGCTCAGTACGGCGCGTCGGCTGGCCACCCCGCCCTTGGAGCGGCGGAGTACAAGCTTTCGTGTCATCTGCCCTCCGGTAGAGGTGTCTACACCTTCTGCATGTGTCCTGGTGGCTGGGTTGTGGCGGCCGCGAGCGAGGAGGGCGGCGTCGTCACCAATGGGATGAGCCGGTATGCCCGTGAAGGAGCGAACGCCAACTCCGCGTTTCTTGTCGGGGTCCTGCCCGGCGACTTCGGCGACGACCATCCGCTCGCGGGCGTGTGGCTTCAGCGGCGTTTCGAGCAGGCGGCGTTTCGTGTGGGGGGGAGCCGATTCCGGGCCCCGGCTCAACTGATGAGCGACTTCTTGCAGGGCGCCGCTTCAACGGCGGGCGGAGCCGTCGAGCCGACGTACCCTCTCGGGGTTGCGTACACCGATCTTGCGCAGTGTCTGCCCGACTTCGTCGTGTCGTCACTTCGCGAGGCGGCACCGCTGTTCGATCGGCGCATGCGCGGGTTCGCGACGGCTGATGCGCTTCTGACGGGAGTCGAGACGCGCTCCTCATCTCCGGTCCGCGTGGTGCGCGATGACGGGCTGCAGTCCAACCTGCGAGGAGTCTATCCGTGCGGGGAGGGCGCAGGTTACGCGGGCGGCATCATGTCGGCCGCAGTGGATGGCCTACGCTGCGGCGAGGAGGTTGTGGCGCGCTATCGGTCCACAGACTGA
- a CDS encoding aminoacetone oxidase family FAD-binding enzyme, with amino-acid sequence MSEPGVAIVGGGAAGLSAAIAAARLGAPVVVLETGTRVGRKILASGNGRCNLTNTAITPSAYNQPDFVAPVLEGYSCDVVLSFFGAMGLLTRADDEGRVYPVTGFAGSVLDVMRMECERLGVDVRYGFKAVAIREITDDATLEVRSEDGRTVRAAAVVVATGGGSLLGDLGHEIIDATPVLGPLRTQTGPIRGLSGVRVKCSASLLTEAGSSDSGRLIATERGEILFRDYGLSGIMIFDLSRYLEPGCVVSIDLFPDVDRPELVSVLEQRRDALAWRTAETFFAGMLHDRISRAILRAEGIAANAPVPALPCDVLAARLKDFRLEVTGRGDASQAQVTRGGASVAGFDPHTMASRCADGLFAAGEVLDVDGRSGGFNLHWAWASGIVAGQAGARWATTRGPERDVDSGMPK; translated from the coding sequence ATGTCTGAGCCCGGAGTGGCGATAGTCGGCGGGGGAGCGGCTGGTTTGTCTGCGGCGATTGCCGCTGCGCGACTCGGCGCCCCCGTGGTCGTTCTCGAAACCGGCACGCGCGTGGGCCGCAAGATCCTGGCCAGCGGCAACGGACGCTGCAATCTCACCAACACCGCGATCACGCCCTCGGCGTACAACCAACCTGACTTCGTGGCGCCGGTCCTTGAGGGGTACTCGTGCGATGTCGTTCTTTCGTTCTTCGGCGCGATGGGTCTTCTGACGCGCGCTGACGACGAAGGACGCGTGTACCCGGTGACAGGCTTCGCCGGATCCGTTCTCGATGTCATGCGCATGGAGTGCGAGCGCCTCGGCGTGGACGTTCGGTATGGATTCAAGGCGGTGGCTATTCGGGAGATCACCGACGATGCAACCCTGGAAGTGCGTTCTGAAGACGGGCGCACCGTCCGCGCTGCTGCCGTGGTGGTGGCCACGGGCGGCGGGTCGCTCCTGGGCGACCTGGGGCACGAGATCATCGACGCGACCCCTGTTCTGGGGCCTCTACGGACGCAGACGGGACCCATTCGCGGGCTCTCCGGCGTTCGCGTCAAGTGCTCGGCATCGTTGCTCACGGAGGCCGGGTCCAGCGACAGCGGACGCCTGATCGCGACCGAGCGCGGCGAGATACTCTTCCGGGACTACGGGCTCAGCGGCATCATGATCTTCGACCTCTCGCGCTACCTTGAACCGGGCTGTGTTGTATCGATCGACCTGTTTCCCGACGTCGACCGACCCGAGCTCGTGTCCGTGCTCGAGCAACGCCGTGACGCGCTAGCCTGGCGAACCGCGGAGACGTTCTTCGCCGGCATGCTTCACGACCGCATCTCCCGAGCGATCTTGCGCGCTGAAGGAATCGCGGCGAATGCCCCGGTCCCCGCGCTACCCTGCGATGTGCTGGCCGCGCGCCTGAAGGACTTCCGGCTGGAGGTCACCGGCAGGGGCGATGCGAGTCAAGCGCAGGTGACCCGGGGCGGAGCGTCGGTCGCCGGGTTCGATCCTCACACGATGGCTTCGCGATGCGCTGACGGGCTGTTCGCCGCCGGAGAGGTCCTTGATGTAGACGGGCGCTCCGGCGGATTCAACCTGCACTGGGCGTGGGCTTCGGGCATCGTCGCAGGTCAGGCCGGTGCGCGCTGGGCCACCACGCGCGGACCCGAGCGGGATGTCGACTCGGGGATGCCGAAGTGA
- a CDS encoding class I SAM-dependent methyltransferase, with amino-acid sequence MLVYTAPYDDRHRFEMRNGYELLDSGDGRKLERFGDVVLSRPCGQAVWERRCADAWTAATAAFDKDEGWTALGGTELPPSWDVTIDRITLRLKPSPAGHLGVFPETRWLWGWVTGELSGPHPQPPRVLNLFAYSGGATLAAAGAGCLVCHVDSSKAMVTRARQNAALNQLEAAPIRWIVEDVGKFLDREARRGRVYDAIMLDPPSFGRGTAGEQYRIDKDLGSTLERCRAVLSDTPRFVLLTSHTLGVTVEQLQDRMKEVFGPGQIASGAMELTGESAVRPVTDGVWVRWSLPTKEGSDV; translated from the coding sequence ATGCTGGTGTATACCGCTCCCTACGACGACAGGCACCGATTCGAGATGCGCAACGGCTATGAGTTGCTGGATAGCGGCGACGGGCGCAAGCTCGAACGCTTCGGAGACGTCGTCCTCTCCCGGCCATGCGGGCAGGCGGTGTGGGAGCGGCGTTGCGCCGATGCGTGGACCGCGGCCACGGCGGCTTTCGACAAGGATGAGGGATGGACGGCGCTCGGCGGCACCGAGTTGCCCCCCAGTTGGGACGTGACGATCGACAGGATCACCCTGAGGCTGAAGCCGTCGCCCGCGGGCCATCTCGGGGTCTTTCCGGAGACGCGCTGGCTGTGGGGGTGGGTCACGGGCGAGCTCAGCGGGCCTCATCCGCAGCCGCCACGCGTCCTGAACCTGTTCGCCTACTCGGGCGGCGCCACGTTGGCCGCCGCGGGCGCGGGCTGCTTGGTGTGCCATGTGGACTCATCCAAGGCGATGGTCACGCGTGCCCGGCAGAACGCTGCCCTGAACCAGCTAGAGGCGGCGCCCATACGCTGGATCGTCGAGGATGTGGGCAAGTTCCTCGACAGAGAGGCACGACGCGGTCGCGTCTACGATGCGATCATGCTCGACCCGCCTTCCTTCGGGCGTGGTACCGCGGGCGAGCAGTACCGGATCGACAAGGATCTCGGCTCGACGCTCGAGCGATGTCGAGCGGTGCTCAGCGATACGCCCCGGTTCGTGCTCCTCACATCGCACACGCTGGGCGTGACAGTCGAGCAGCTTCAGGATCGGATGAAGGAGGTCTTCGGCCCGGGGCAGATCGCCTCGGGGGCCATGGAGTTGACGGGGGAGAGCGCGGTCAGGCCCGTTACTGACGGCGTGTGGGTGCGTTGGAGCTTGCCTACCAAGGAAGGCAGCGATGTCTGA